The Lachnospiraceae bacterium oral taxon 500 genome window below encodes:
- a CDS encoding AAA family ATPase codes for MKEYRKRIADEILKKRLESKGAVLVEGAKWCGKTTTSLQHAKSVLYMQNPATVKQNLEMAEINPLGLLNGEVPRLIDEWQLAPKLWDAVRFEVDQRDEFGQFILTGSAVPADMSSTSHTGIGRIARLTMRPMSLFESGESNGNVSLKELFQGNVSIQGAASTSLEEIAFWICRGGWPKSLNYNREVALQQAIDYFDGVIQTDISRVDGTNREPERAARLLRSCARHIGSQVKLPTLIEDMRANEAESITIPTMDSYMKALKKIFVLEDTPAWNPNLRSKAAIRTSETRYFVDPSIAAAALGIGPEDLIADLETMGLFFENLCIRDLRIYAEFSEGKVYHYRDKNGLECDAVIHLRNGKYGLIEIKLGGDRLIEEGAKTLKKLEQNIDITKMKLPSFKMILIAKGEYAYQRKDGILIVPVNCLKP; via the coding sequence ATGAAAGAGTACAGAAAAAGAATTGCTGATGAGATTCTAAAAAAAAGATTGGAGAGCAAGGGGGCGGTATTGGTCGAGGGTGCAAAATGGTGTGGAAAAACTACGACTTCATTGCAACATGCCAAATCGGTTCTATATATGCAAAATCCGGCAACAGTTAAGCAAAATCTGGAAATGGCGGAAATCAATCCGCTTGGTTTATTAAATGGAGAAGTCCCAAGGCTAATTGATGAGTGGCAGCTGGCACCGAAACTTTGGGATGCTGTTCGCTTTGAAGTCGATCAAAGAGATGAGTTTGGGCAATTTATATTGACGGGTTCAGCAGTACCGGCAGATATGAGCAGTACTTCGCATACCGGAATTGGCAGAATTGCCAGACTGACCATGAGACCGATGTCCCTGTTTGAAAGCGGAGAATCCAATGGCAATGTGTCTCTAAAGGAACTTTTTCAAGGAAATGTATCCATTCAAGGAGCAGCATCTACTTCACTGGAGGAAATTGCTTTTTGGATTTGCAGAGGCGGATGGCCAAAATCTTTGAATTACAATCGTGAAGTAGCTTTACAGCAAGCGATTGATTATTTTGATGGAGTTATTCAAACGGATATTTCAAGAGTGGATGGTACAAATAGAGAGCCGGAAAGAGCGGCCAGATTATTGCGCTCATGTGCCAGACATATTGGTTCGCAGGTCAAGCTTCCAACCTTAATTGAGGATATGCGAGCAAATGAAGCCGAGAGTATTACAATTCCAACGATGGATTCTTATATGAAAGCTTTAAAAAAGATATTTGTGTTGGAAGATACACCGGCTTGGAATCCGAATCTACGCTCTAAGGCGGCGATTCGAACATCCGAAACCAGATATTTTGTCGATCCGTCGATTGCAGCTGCTGCACTGGGCATTGGACCGGAAGATCTGATTGCCGATTTAGAAACGATGGGGCTTTTCTTTGAGAATTTGTGTATTCGTGATTTGCGAATCTATGCTGAGTTTTCAGAGGGCAAAGTTTATCATTACAGGGATAAGAATGGTTTAGAATGTGATGCGGTAATCCACCTGAGAAATGGAAAATATGGCTTGATTGAAATAAAACTGGGTGGTGATAGATTAATTGAAGAAGGTGCAAAGACATTGAAGAAATTAGAGCAGAACATTGATATTACCAAGATGAAGCTGCCGTCTTTTAAGATGATTTTAATCGCTAAGGGCGAATATGCCTACCAAAGAAAAGATGGCATCTTAATTGTGCCGGTTAATTGTTTAAAGCCATAA
- a CDS encoding polysaccharide deacetylase, whose translation MSDLKNIFICFPEGKHKVLTMSYDDGRVEDRRLVEIFNRYQMKGTFHLNSGLIQDDRIKPEEWAELYRGHEVSCHTVLHPTISRCPIDQVVLQVLEDRRGLERAVGYPVRGLSYPNGSYTPEIVAMLPYLGIEYSRVVGNTDDFAMPENYLLWKATCHHNHNLMENGRRFLELNKSQYLYMMYVWGHSYEFSLQDNWELMEDFCRMMAGQEDIWYATNIQIVDYMKAAQNLKFTIDGDLVYNPSAGSVWISVDGEKIEIPGGATVCLSTLDSPQGVTNENHCHH comes from the coding sequence ATGAGTGATTTAAAGAATATTTTTATTTGTTTTCCGGAGGGGAAACACAAGGTCCTGACCATGAGTTATGACGATGGCCGAGTCGAGGATCGCCGGCTGGTTGAGATTTTTAACCGTTATCAGATGAAGGGCACTTTTCATTTGAATTCCGGGCTGATTCAGGACGACCGAATAAAGCCGGAAGAATGGGCGGAACTATATAGGGGCCATGAGGTGTCCTGCCACACGGTGCTTCACCCGACCATCAGCCGCTGCCCGATTGACCAGGTGGTGCTGCAAGTGCTGGAAGACCGGCGGGGACTGGAGCGGGCGGTAGGTTATCCGGTGCGGGGCCTGTCTTATCCAAATGGTTCGTATACGCCGGAAATCGTGGCGATGCTCCCTTATCTGGGGATTGAATACAGCCGGGTAGTGGGCAACACCGATGATTTTGCTATGCCGGAGAATTACCTGTTGTGGAAGGCGACTTGCCATCATAACCATAATCTGATGGAAAACGGCAGGCGTTTTTTGGAGCTGAACAAGAGCCAGTATCTTTATATGATGTATGTTTGGGGGCACAGCTATGAGTTTTCGCTGCAGGATAACTGGGAGTTAATGGAGGACTTCTGCCGGATGATGGCGGGGCAGGAAGATATTTGGTACGCGACCAATATTCAAATCGTTGATTATATGAAAGCTGCCCAAAATCTGAAGTTTACCATAGACGGCGATTTGGTTTATAATCCCTCGGCGGGCAGCGTATGGATCAGCGTCGACGGAGAAAAAATAGAGATTCCGGGCGGTGCAACAGTCTGCTTGTCGACTTTAGATTCACCCCAAGGAGTAACCAATGAAAACCATTGCCATCATTGA
- a CDS encoding flavodoxin gives MKTAIVFYSVHHQNTKKLVDAIKAEQADIELIDLSENQSVKLDEYDRIGVASGIYYSKFAKPLLEYLQDYLPENKQVFALYTCGQNRPSHTKAVKALVQEKNGTYLGEYGCLGFDTFGPFKLIGGLKKGHPTAEEIRGAVEFYRAL, from the coding sequence ATGAAAACAGCCATTGTCTTTTATTCCGTGCATCATCAAAACACTAAAAAGCTGGTAGACGCGATCAAGGCGGAACAAGCCGATATTGAACTGATTGATCTGTCAGAAAATCAAAGCGTTAAGCTGGATGAATATGACCGAATCGGTGTTGCTTCCGGCATCTATTACTCCAAGTTTGCCAAGCCTTTGCTCGAATATCTGCAAGACTATCTGCCCGAGAATAAGCAGGTGTTTGCACTATACACCTGCGGCCAGAACCGGCCGAGCCATACCAAGGCGGTGAAAGCGCTGGTGCAGGAGAAGAACGGAACTTATCTGGGAGAATATGGATGTCTGGGCTTTGATACTTTCGGGCCTTTTAAGCTGATCGGCGGACTGAAGAAAGGGCATCCGACGGCTGAAGAAATTCGGGGCGCGGTCGAGTTTTATCGGGCTTTGTAA
- a CDS encoding histidine kinase produces MKLFRKIKMMFLKEDVLEYQKNLLNTHYSEVENMYQDIRKWRHNYRNHLQVLKSYVESGDLPAIKKYLTELEEDLHSTSPVIRTGNKMTDAIVNSKVSLAKSHQIAVILDVNVSSVLGIKEIDLATIIGNLFDNAIEASLTLPEKERMIRLYMDMKGKKLYISFTNLTAQKKQPRFGRLFVSSKGSGRGLGLISMDAIIEKYNGYLSRNSEDGAFTTEILI; encoded by the coding sequence ATGAAATTATTTCGTAAAATCAAAATGATGTTTCTTAAAGAGGATGTGCTGGAATATCAAAAGAATCTTTTGAATACGCATTATAGCGAAGTCGAGAATATGTATCAGGACATTCGCAAGTGGCGGCATAATTATCGCAATCATTTGCAGGTGTTAAAGTCCTATGTTGAATCCGGGGATCTCCCGGCGATCAAAAAGTATTTGACCGAGCTGGAGGAGGATTTGCACAGCACCTCGCCGGTGATTCGGACAGGCAATAAGATGACAGATGCAATTGTCAATTCCAAGGTCAGTTTGGCCAAGAGTCACCAGATTGCGGTGATACTGGATGTTAATGTGTCCAGTGTGCTTGGCATCAAGGAAATTGACTTAGCGACCATTATCGGCAATTTATTTGATAATGCCATTGAGGCCTCCCTGACTTTGCCGGAAAAGGAGCGAATGATTCGCCTGTATATGGATATGAAAGGTAAAAAACTTTATATTTCCTTTACCAATTTAACTGCTCAGAAAAAGCAGCCGCGCTTTGGCAGGCTTTTTGTCAGCAGCAAAGGCAGTGGCCGGGGACTTGGATTAATCAGTATGGACGCAATTATCGAGAAATATAATGGCTATTTATCCAGAAATTCTGAAGATGGGGCATTTACAACTGAGATTTTGATATAG
- a CDS encoding ABC transporter ATP-binding protein: MILSMWEVIFMKKNQYSIWNNWKCTRKTGAAAKQTFPDSPSGGEYEERQMRSIWSGGYKCLDNLKFIAKVAGNVDKEMLPTFFAISGLMILVSLLEIFMIPQVLKAFISGKELCEIIRLILCLGGAWLLADGGLGYLRTIFQAKKIFFRIDLLDQILLKTLRMSYPLTFCKEAGSLKEKAIKSMSDNSSKAEMIWEYGAQIISCTCLLGIYVLILSSLPLLLIVLTGITTLFSFAFGKRLRQWEYDNRERKGKYLQQIYYLFRFSDNYQNIKDIRLFGLGQWMEDLFRSSMRLYQDFCHKACVKAILADSADVLLQLLRNGVAYYYLISMVIHGQVDVAGFLLYFQVQGKFAADMNQLLQAVNLFYASHLEISTTRQFLEYPEMFRFKNGRRLTADKENLQIELRNVSFRYTEDGENILENINFRISAGEKISVVGLNGAGKTTFIKLICGLLDPTEGEVLLNGINIKEFNRQEYYRLFAAVFQEHSVFAGKLSWNIANSMEEIDEKRLERAIALSDLTEKVNGLKAGADTYIIKEVYDDAPEFSGGEMQKILLARAIYRDSPILILDEPTAALDAIAEKAIYEKYNELAKGAMSLFISHRLASTQFCDYIILIENKGIAEKGTHQELMSLNGRYRYLFDVQSKYYREEVVA, from the coding sequence ATGATACTCTCTATGTGGGAGGTAATTTTTATGAAGAAGAATCAATACAGCATTTGGAATAATTGGAAGTGCACAAGGAAAACAGGAGCGGCTGCGAAGCAGACATTTCCAGATTCGCCGTCAGGCGGGGAGTACGAAGAGCGGCAAATGCGAAGCATTTGGTCTGGCGGTTACAAATGTCTGGATAATTTAAAATTTATAGCAAAGGTCGCCGGAAATGTAGATAAGGAAATGCTGCCAACATTTTTTGCCATATCCGGGCTGATGATTTTAGTATCCTTGCTGGAAATATTTATGATACCACAGGTATTGAAAGCCTTTATTAGCGGAAAAGAACTGTGCGAAATCATTCGTTTGATTTTATGCCTCGGAGGAGCATGGCTTTTGGCAGATGGAGGTCTTGGCTATCTCAGGACGATTTTTCAAGCCAAAAAGATATTTTTCCGGATTGATTTATTGGACCAAATTTTGCTCAAGACTTTGCGTATGAGCTATCCCCTGACTTTTTGCAAAGAAGCCGGCAGCTTAAAGGAAAAAGCAATTAAGTCAATGAGTGATAATTCGTCCAAAGCGGAAATGATTTGGGAGTATGGGGCACAGATTATTTCCTGCACTTGTTTGCTTGGTATTTATGTGTTAATCCTCTCCTCCCTCCCTCTTTTGCTGATTGTTTTAACGGGGATTACCACGCTTTTCAGTTTTGCTTTTGGTAAGAGGCTTCGGCAATGGGAATACGATAATCGGGAAAGGAAAGGCAAATATTTACAACAGATTTACTATTTATTTCGCTTTTCTGATAATTATCAAAATATCAAGGATATTCGGCTGTTTGGCTTAGGGCAATGGATGGAAGACCTTTTCCGATCAAGCATGCGGCTATATCAGGATTTTTGCCATAAAGCATGCGTAAAAGCTATTTTAGCAGATTCGGCGGATGTGCTGCTTCAGTTGCTTCGTAACGGTGTAGCTTATTATTATTTGATTTCCATGGTTATTCACGGGCAAGTTGACGTGGCCGGTTTTCTTCTTTACTTTCAGGTGCAGGGTAAGTTTGCAGCCGATATGAATCAGCTTTTGCAGGCCGTTAATCTCTTTTATGCCAGTCATTTGGAAATTAGCACGACTCGTCAGTTTTTGGAATACCCGGAGATGTTTCGCTTTAAAAATGGCAGGCGGCTGACGGCAGACAAAGAAAACTTGCAGATTGAGCTTAGGAATGTCAGTTTTCGGTATACAGAAGATGGAGAAAATATTCTGGAAAATATTAATTTTCGGATTTCAGCCGGTGAAAAAATATCGGTGGTTGGTTTAAATGGCGCCGGTAAGACTACTTTTATCAAGCTGATTTGCGGGCTGCTTGATCCGACGGAGGGAGAAGTTTTATTAAATGGCATTAACATTAAGGAATTTAACCGACAGGAGTATTACCGGCTGTTTGCAGCAGTTTTTCAGGAACATTCTGTTTTTGCCGGAAAACTTTCCTGGAATATTGCCAATTCTATGGAGGAAATTGATGAAAAAAGACTGGAGCGTGCCATTGCCCTGTCGGATTTGACAGAAAAGGTGAATGGGCTGAAAGCCGGAGCGGACACTTATATTATTAAAGAAGTTTATGATGATGCTCCGGAATTTTCCGGCGGTGAGATGCAGAAAATCTTGCTGGCCAGAGCAATTTACCGGGACAGTCCGATTTTGATTCTGGATGAGCCGACAGCGGCCTTGGACGCAATTGCCGAAAAAGCCATTTATGAAAAATATAATGAACTGGCCAAAGGCGCAATGTCCCTCTTTATTTCGCACCGGCTGGCCTCCACTCAATTTTGCGATTATATTATTTTAATTGAAAATAAGGGGATTGCTGAAAAAGGGACACATCAGGAATTGATGAGCTTAAATGGCCGGTACCGTTATTTATTTGATGTGCAAAGTAAGTATTACCGAGAGGAGGTGGTGGCATGA
- a CDS encoding DNA-binding response regulator — translation MKTIAIIDDEQRIRQLYQNYVETWAKQKQVPVRIYSFASAEEFLFVYEENKDFQVILLDIEMKAISGVELAKRIRQRDDKVQIIFISGYSEYIGEGYEVEALHFLVKPIAEEKLFAVLDKAVSKGETTERFVLMKEGDEQHKVYLGSIYYIVADKNYLLISGQDFCYRIRMTLNEIGQILDQRFFRLSRSEIVNIEKVESFSKTEMEMTDGKRFVIPRGKFNELSQTMISYF, via the coding sequence ATGAAAACCATTGCCATCATTGATGACGAACAAAGGATTCGTCAGCTTTATCAAAATTATGTAGAAACATGGGCAAAGCAAAAACAGGTTCCGGTGCGTATCTATTCCTTTGCATCGGCTGAGGAGTTCTTATTTGTGTATGAAGAAAATAAGGACTTTCAGGTGATTTTACTGGATATTGAAATGAAAGCGATTAGCGGGGTTGAGCTGGCCAAACGGATCCGGCAAAGGGATGATAAGGTGCAGATTATCTTTATCAGTGGTTACAGCGAATATATTGGTGAGGGTTATGAGGTCGAAGCGCTGCATTTTTTGGTCAAGCCGATTGCCGAAGAAAAGCTGTTTGCGGTGCTTGATAAGGCAGTTAGTAAGGGTGAAACCACCGAGCGATTTGTGCTGATGAAAGAGGGCGATGAGCAGCATAAAGTTTATCTCGGCAGTATTTATTATATCGTGGCGGATAAAAATTATTTGTTAATCAGCGGTCAGGATTTTTGTTATCGTATTCGCATGACATTAAATGAAATCGGACAAATACTCGATCAGCGCTTTTTTCGCCTGAGCCGGAGTGAAATCGTTAATATCGAGAAAGTGGAAAGCTTTAGCAAAACCGAAATGGAAATGACCGACGGCAAGCGCTTTGTCATTCCCAGAGGCAAGTTTAATGAACTCAGTCAAACCATGATATCTTATTTTTAA